Proteins encoded in a region of the Bartonella taylorii genome:
- a CDS encoding N-acetylmuramoyl-L-alanine amidase, giving the protein MIRGFSTKKPKIACWDIMLYISYYLLFFFIFLTNIQAADSLKLVDFRTIGDSSHTRIIAILNAEPNVRLQILDKPARLVINLPTVDFSAQSTSLKKQSRLSSMLLDVRYGFSDIRTSRIILTSKIAFIVEKSTIQKLENGLWQLLIDISKSTQEKFDNILKKQQKANLDTKTQLMQNRNFRVILDPGHGGIDGGARGITGILEKDITLAFARVLRDELKKDSHITVSLTRDSNVFLRLSERVKKAQEFGADLLISIHADTINVHSLRGATVYTISDKASDAIAKSLAESENRVDLLDGFPADESLEVTDILIDLTRRETHAFSVNFANSVISNLSKSNINLINNPHRYADFQVLRASDIPSVLIEIGYLSNKEDEKLLNNPQWRKQMAASIAHSIRQFAEYRQKIMQPL; this is encoded by the coding sequence ATGATAAGAGGGTTTTCTACCAAAAAGCCAAAAATAGCTTGTTGGGATATTATGTTGTACATCTCATATTATTTATTATTTTTTTTTATATTCCTAACAAATATCCAAGCTGCAGATTCCTTGAAACTTGTCGATTTTCGAACTATTGGTGATAGTTCACACACGCGTATTATTGCGATTTTGAATGCTGAACCAAATGTTCGTTTGCAGATTTTGGATAAACCTGCGCGTTTAGTTATTAATTTACCTACAGTTGATTTTTCAGCGCAAAGTACATCTTTAAAGAAACAGAGTAGATTATCAAGCATGTTATTAGATGTGCGTTACGGTTTCTCTGATATACGAACTTCACGCATTATTTTAACGAGCAAAATTGCTTTTATTGTTGAAAAAAGTACAATACAAAAATTAGAAAATGGTTTATGGCAATTGCTGATTGATATCAGTAAAAGTACTCAAGAAAAATTTGATAATATATTAAAAAAACAGCAAAAAGCCAATTTAGATACAAAAACACAACTCATGCAAAATCGTAATTTTCGTGTTATTCTTGATCCTGGTCATGGTGGAATTGACGGTGGTGCACGAGGCATTACTGGCATTTTAGAAAAAGATATAACACTAGCCTTTGCACGTGTTTTGCGAGATGAATTAAAAAAAGATTCTCATATCACCGTTTCTTTAACACGAGACTCTAATGTCTTTTTAAGATTAAGTGAGAGAGTTAAAAAAGCGCAAGAATTTGGTGCTGATCTTCTTATATCCATTCATGCAGATACCATTAATGTACATTCTCTTCGTGGAGCTACCGTGTATACCATATCAGACAAAGCGTCTGATGCGATTGCAAAATCTTTAGCTGAAAGTGAAAATAGAGTTGATCTGCTTGATGGTTTTCCTGCAGATGAATCGCTTGAAGTTACAGATATTTTAATTGATCTTACCCGACGTGAAACACATGCATTTTCGGTGAATTTTGCTAATAGTGTTATCTCAAATTTATCAAAGAGTAATATCAATCTGATAAACAATCCTCATCGGTATGCTGACTTTCAAGTTTTAAGGGCTTCAGATATACCCTCTGTCTTGATAGAAATAGGGTATTTATCAAATAAAGAGGATGAGAAACTATTAAACAATCCCCAATGGAGAAAACAAATGGCTGCGTCTATTGCTCATTCTATTCGTCAATTTGCTGAGTATAGGCAGAAAATTATGCAGCCTCTTTAA
- a CDS encoding Rne/Rng family ribonuclease, with protein sequence MSNKMLIDASHPEETRVVVVHGNKIEELDFESEHKKQLKGNIYLARITRVEPSLQAAFVEYGGNRHGFLTFSEIHPDYYQIPIADRLALLEEEEKAAVGENYVDSFTEETNKNKKRSRKTKKDEHSNVMAADIENDMTSEAITVDDVEETFDANISHDDIEMVGAEDVREELPTYQRKQGRQYKIQEVIKRRQILLVQVIKEERGNKGAALTTYLSLAGRYSVLMPNTARGGGISRKITNVQDRKRLKEIVKELAVPKGMGVILRTAGANRTKAEIKRDYEYLTRLWDTVRNLTLKSTAPCLVHEESNLIKRSIRDLYDKNINEILVSGDQGYREAKDFMRMLMPSHAKVVQPYRDPIPIFARNNIEIQLDKMLHPQVSLKSGGYLVINQTEALVAIDVNSGRSTKELSVEKTALQTNLEAAEEIARQLRLRDLAGLIVIDFIDMLEERNVKLVEKKLKDCLKSDRARIQVGHISHFGLLEMSRQRIRISVLESTTQPCPHCAGTGSVRSESSIALHVMRSIEEYLLHNPQHNITVRTPVTTALYVLNYKRNILVNLEARFKLNISIEADDSIGTQHFIISKGTIAEAVSQPLLLFEDDNKEDDAILIDSKSIEDKIPVEKNQKRQRKDRQGENDNSLSTAHKKDNMLNDESRRRFRRRGRRGGRRNQDNSFYQARIPYAEPVGDFAKQSLEEIKTEHRKRRIPAAESVQFEEVKNDIQYLVVQQSEAVKVDADTKPKKRKARSSKTTQKQISPENDQSIAIPEPLEEKFTASSVRKVKTKKVSEPTREKVEKAPADGKKSTRKKSLSKESTPINETSEKKTVSKESIEPIPSKIEEKVDHPVVISSTPDDAQKTKRIGWWKRKTLSKSQ encoded by the coding sequence ATGTCAAACAAAATGCTTATAGATGCCTCCCATCCAGAGGAAACACGTGTTGTTGTTGTTCACGGCAACAAAATTGAAGAACTTGATTTTGAATCAGAACATAAAAAACAGCTCAAGGGGAATATTTATCTAGCACGTATTACGCGTGTAGAGCCATCACTCCAAGCAGCTTTTGTCGAATATGGTGGCAACCGCCACGGGTTTTTGACATTTTCTGAAATTCATCCCGATTATTATCAAATTCCTATTGCTGATCGTCTCGCTCTTCTTGAAGAAGAAGAAAAAGCCGCTGTAGGAGAAAATTATGTAGATAGTTTTACTGAAGAAACCAACAAAAATAAAAAACGCTCCAGAAAAACAAAAAAAGATGAGCATAGCAATGTCATGGCAGCGGATATTGAAAATGACATGACATCCGAGGCAATAACGGTTGATGATGTAGAAGAAACATTTGATGCAAATATTTCTCATGATGATATCGAAATGGTAGGTGCCGAGGATGTCCGTGAAGAACTCCCCACCTATCAGCGAAAACAAGGACGTCAGTATAAAATTCAAGAAGTAATTAAACGGCGTCAAATTTTGTTGGTGCAAGTTATCAAGGAAGAGCGGGGCAATAAAGGTGCTGCACTCACAACATATTTATCCCTAGCAGGTCGTTATTCTGTTTTAATGCCCAACACAGCACGTGGTGGTGGTATTTCACGAAAAATCACGAATGTACAAGATCGTAAACGTCTTAAAGAAATTGTAAAAGAATTAGCAGTTCCCAAGGGTATGGGAGTTATCTTAAGAACCGCTGGCGCCAATAGAACAAAAGCTGAAATTAAACGCGATTATGAATATCTCACGCGTCTATGGGATACTGTTCGCAATTTAACACTCAAATCCACAGCACCATGTCTTGTTCATGAAGAAAGCAATCTCATAAAGCGCTCTATAAGAGATCTTTATGATAAGAATATCAATGAAATTCTTGTTTCTGGTGATCAAGGATATCGTGAAGCAAAAGACTTCATGCGTATGCTCATGCCAAGTCATGCAAAAGTCGTACAGCCTTATCGCGATCCTATTCCTATTTTTGCACGCAATAATATTGAAATTCAACTTGATAAAATGTTGCACCCGCAAGTTTCTTTAAAATCTGGTGGTTATCTTGTTATTAATCAAACAGAAGCGCTTGTTGCTATTGATGTAAACTCTGGACGCTCGACTAAAGAACTTTCTGTCGAAAAAACAGCATTACAAACCAATCTTGAAGCCGCAGAAGAAATAGCGCGTCAGTTACGATTGCGTGATCTTGCTGGTTTGATTGTGATTGATTTCATTGACATGCTTGAAGAGCGTAATGTGAAACTGGTTGAAAAAAAATTGAAGGATTGTTTAAAAAGTGATCGTGCACGTATTCAAGTTGGTCATATTTCACACTTTGGCCTTTTGGAAATGAGTCGTCAACGTATTCGCATATCGGTTTTAGAAAGTACGACACAACCCTGTCCGCATTGCGCTGGAACAGGAAGCGTACGTTCTGAATCATCAATTGCTTTACATGTCATGCGCTCAATTGAAGAGTATCTTCTTCATAATCCGCAACACAACATTACTGTACGCACACCCGTAACAACAGCGCTTTATGTGTTAAACTATAAACGCAATATTCTTGTTAATCTAGAGGCGCGCTTTAAACTTAATATTAGTATTGAAGCAGATGATAGCATTGGAACACAACATTTCATTATTTCTAAGGGTACAATAGCAGAGGCGGTTTCTCAGCCTCTATTGCTCTTTGAAGATGATAATAAAGAAGATGATGCAATTTTGATAGATAGTAAATCTATCGAAGATAAAATCCCCGTTGAGAAAAACCAGAAACGGCAGCGTAAGGATCGTCAAGGTGAGAATGATAATTCTCTCTCTACCGCTCATAAAAAAGACAATATGTTAAATGATGAGTCTCGTCGTCGCTTCCGTCGTCGGGGACGTCGTGGTGGTCGCCGTAATCAAGATAATAGCTTTTATCAAGCTCGTATTCCTTACGCAGAACCAGTGGGAGATTTTGCTAAGCAGTCCTTGGAAGAAATTAAAACAGAGCATCGTAAGCGCCGTATTCCAGCTGCTGAATCTGTTCAATTTGAAGAAGTAAAAAATGATATACAATATCTAGTTGTACAACAAAGTGAAGCTGTAAAAGTTGATGCGGATACAAAACCTAAAAAACGCAAAGCACGTTCTTCAAAAACTACGCAAAAACAGATCTCTCCTGAGAACGATCAGAGTATAGCGATACCAGAACCTCTTGAAGAAAAATTTACAGCTAGCTCGGTCCGTAAAGTTAAAACAAAAAAAGTGTCTGAACCTACTCGTGAGAAGGTAGAAAAAGCTCCTGCAGATGGTAAAAAATCAACACGTAAAAAATCACTCTCTAAAGAATCAACTCCAATAAATGAAACATCAGAGAAAAAAACTGTAAGTAAGGAATCTATTGAGCCAATTCCCTCTAAAATTGAGGAGAAAGTTGATCATCCCGTTGTTATATCATCAACACCTGATGATGCTCAAAAAACTAAGCGTATTGGTTGGTGGAAACGCAAAACTCTTTCCAAAAGTCAATAA
- a CDS encoding invasion associated locus B family protein translates to MPHKNVCSIISVLAGAAALFLTINTSAGAQTLSQGWYKVCSKQHDVDVCNTMNTVVSNTGQPLTAFNLVEIKGKQNEKRIGIQVPTGRFLPEGVHIQIGDNFSKKIPYIICNGPSCIANDVLDDKLIAAMKGGSKMVVTTINFRGSANPIEFSLNGFTAAYTGPGMEEKDFQQEQIKLQQAIQSKQKEIEERMRAEQEKAKQN, encoded by the coding sequence ATGCCGCATAAAAATGTTTGTTCCATTATTTCAGTATTAGCTGGAGCTGCTGCCCTTTTTCTTACAATCAATACTTCTGCGGGTGCGCAAACTTTATCTCAAGGTTGGTATAAAGTTTGCAGTAAGCAGCATGATGTTGATGTTTGTAATACAATGAACACTGTCGTATCAAATACCGGACAGCCTTTGACGGCTTTTAATCTCGTTGAAATAAAAGGAAAACAAAATGAAAAACGTATAGGCATTCAAGTGCCTACAGGCCGTTTTTTACCAGAAGGTGTTCATATCCAAATAGGGGATAATTTCTCTAAAAAAATTCCTTATATTATTTGTAATGGGCCAAGTTGCATTGCCAATGATGTTTTAGATGATAAACTCATTGCTGCTATGAAAGGTGGTTCGAAAATGGTTGTAACCACAATTAATTTCCGCGGCTCAGCTAATCCTATTGAATTTTCTCTTAATGGATTTACGGCGGCATACACAGGTCCTGGTATGGAGGAAAAAGATTTTCAACAAGAACAAATAAAGTTGCAACAAGCCATTCAATCAAAGCAAAAAGAGATTGAAGAACGTATGCGGGCTGAGCAAGAAAAAGCTAAACAAAATTAA